The proteins below come from a single Oryzomicrobium terrae genomic window:
- a CDS encoding 16S rRNA (uracil(1498)-N(3))-methyltransferase produces the protein MALPRFHCPVSADVAGRLVPGTSFTLPDEAAHHAARVLRLAVGDEVLLFDGAGREYRAVLSEIGKRDARVDVLEETGTDRESRLILTLYQALQSADKMDYTVQKAVELGVARIVPVDSRRSVVRLSGERAAKRVAHWQGVAVSACEQCGRNKVPEVAPIASLAAALGEPASAHGPRLRLMLDPLGGTTLDQLPPGEQIDLLVGAEGGLDPEEEAVARAAGFVGLRLGPRVLRTETAALTALAALHALRGDFR, from the coding sequence ATGGCCCTTCCCCGATTCCACTGCCCTGTTTCCGCCGACGTCGCTGGCCGCCTCGTCCCCGGTACGTCCTTTACGCTGCCCGACGAAGCCGCCCATCACGCCGCCCGGGTGCTGCGCCTGGCCGTCGGCGACGAAGTGCTGCTGTTCGATGGCGCCGGCCGCGAATATCGCGCCGTGCTGAGCGAGATCGGCAAGCGCGATGCCCGGGTGGACGTGCTCGAAGAAACCGGTACCGACCGGGAGTCGCGCCTGATCCTGACCCTGTACCAGGCCCTGCAATCCGCCGACAAGATGGACTACACGGTGCAGAAGGCGGTGGAGCTGGGGGTGGCGCGCATCGTGCCGGTGGATAGCCGGCGCAGCGTGGTGCGCCTGTCCGGCGAGCGGGCCGCCAAGCGGGTGGCCCACTGGCAGGGTGTGGCCGTGTCGGCCTGCGAGCAATGCGGCCGCAACAAGGTGCCGGAAGTGGCACCGATCGCCTCCCTGGCTGCGGCCCTGGGGGAGCCCGCCTCCGCCCATGGCCCGCGCCTGCGCCTGATGCTCGACCCTCTGGGCGGCACTACCCTGGACCAGTTGCCCCCGGGGGAGCAGATCGATCTTTTGGTCGGGGCCGAGGGCGGCCTCGATCCGGAGGAGGAAGCGGTGGCCCGTGCCGCCGGGTTCGTCGGCCTGCGCCTCGGCCCTCGCGTCCTGCGTACCGAAACGGCGGCGCTCACGGCCCTGGCTGCCTTGCACGCGCTGCGCGGCGATTTCCGCTAA